The following are from one region of the Desulfuromonas acetexigens genome:
- a CDS encoding flagellar brake protein, giving the protein MFALPRILPKKSPQVSFAFSQEATTPTLGYEPSDERAFFRIDTEIAVRYRPLRADRQSPERQWLAVNLSGGGISFEITPPLQVGEKAWLELELSDRSAPVRCLAEVVRLFTAENGAQHAAFSFDTLAPRDQDRIIAFCLAEQRKALRERVRVRMA; this is encoded by the coding sequence ATGTTCGCACTGCCGAGAATCCTGCCGAAAAAATCCCCGCAAGTTTCTTTTGCTTTCAGCCAAGAGGCGACCACGCCGACCTTGGGTTACGAGCCCAGCGACGAGCGCGCCTTCTTTCGCATCGATACGGAAATCGCGGTGCGCTACCGCCCGCTGCGCGCCGACCGGCAAAGCCCTGAGCGGCAGTGGCTGGCAGTGAATCTCAGCGGCGGCGGCATCAGTTTTGAAATCACCCCGCCGTTGCAGGTCGGGGAAAAAGCCTGGCTGGAGCTGGAACTTTCCGACCGCTCGGCGCCGGTGCGTTGCCTCGCCGAGGTGGTGCGCCTCTTCACCGCCGAAAACGGCGCACAGCATGCGGCCTTCTCTTTCGATACCCTCGCCCCTCGCGATCAGGACCGCATTATCGCCTTCTGCCTGGCCGAACAGCGCAAGGCCCTGCGGGAGAGGGTGCGGGTTCGCATGGCTTAA
- the fliS gene encoding flagellar export chaperone FliS: protein MSAAYMNQYFENQVNTASPEQLLIMLYNGAIRFVGEAEEAMANKKIAYRGERISKAIAILSELSATLDHEIGGEIAANLESLYDYMIRTLLAANVQDDASKLVEVREMLSGMRDTWLDAIDKVRSEQAAEASESVAKKFEAAPAGYRPLAVAL from the coding sequence ATGTCCGCTGCCTATATGAATCAATATTTCGAGAATCAGGTCAATACGGCTTCCCCCGAGCAGCTGTTGATCATGCTTTACAACGGGGCAATCCGTTTTGTCGGCGAAGCCGAAGAGGCGATGGCGAACAAGAAAATCGCCTATCGCGGCGAGCGTATCAGCAAGGCCATCGCCATCCTCTCGGAGCTTTCGGCAACCCTCGATCATGAGATCGGCGGCGAGATCGCGGCCAACCTGGAATCGCTTTATGATTATATGATCCGCACCCTGCTGGCGGCGAACGTTCAGGACGACGCGAGCAAGCTGGTCGAGGTACGGGAAATGCTGAGCGGGATGCGCGACACCTGGCTCGATGCCATCGACAAGGTACGTTCCGAGCAGGCCGCCGAGGCGTCCGAGAGCGTCGCAAAAAAGTTTGAGGCGGCGCCCGCGGGATATCGCCCCCTGGCCGTCGCCCTCTAA
- the fliD gene encoding flagellar filament capping protein FliD — MGLTLGGLASGMDTGAIIEALVGVKRTPITRMEERKTQANARLTALKTFDTKLDSLLAKVDGLETGRDLLANKATASSETNLSATAYSSATPGSYQVKVGQLAQVEKAVYQGVADKSTTTFGTGTLRLGHDGLDAVAYPDGYVDIAIDESNNTLEGMRDAINAKSADSGVTASIINDGSGTPYRLVLTGKTVKDANITLDASNLTGGAALPVKDTAVSSAARQAIVQVDGVTIRSDSNTLTEAIPGVTLDLKQSAAGFDSGAPDWNAVTATNITVTTDNAGIQKKVEDFVSAFNDLLKASQDEALANDGGIQVVMRTLRGKLYNTTDATGLYQLGVKTEKDGSLTVDTTKLGKAISDNLAGVKSLLAGDDLTVKGIGDLLKESLVSFTSPTTGVLANRQSIIESSIRSLDKEIARGEERLTAYEEQLTAQFSAMEQLVSSMNSQGNYFSQQAAIWANM, encoded by the coding sequence ATGGGTTTAACCTTGGGTGGACTTGCATCGGGAATGGATACCGGCGCCATCATCGAAGCGCTGGTTGGGGTCAAACGGACTCCCATCACGCGCATGGAAGAGCGTAAGACGCAAGCTAATGCCCGTCTTACCGCTCTGAAGACGTTCGATACCAAGCTGGACTCCCTGCTGGCCAAGGTCGATGGCCTTGAAACCGGACGCGATCTGCTCGCCAACAAAGCGACCGCCAGCTCCGAAACCAATCTTTCGGCCACGGCCTATAGCTCGGCGACGCCGGGCAGTTACCAGGTCAAAGTCGGTCAGTTGGCCCAGGTGGAAAAGGCGGTCTATCAGGGAGTGGCGGACAAGAGTACCACGACCTTCGGCACGGGAACCCTTCGCCTGGGTCACGACGGGCTCGACGCGGTTGCTTATCCCGATGGTTATGTCGATATCGCCATCGACGAAAGCAACAACACCCTTGAAGGCATGCGCGACGCTATCAATGCGAAAAGTGCTGATAGCGGCGTGACCGCCTCGATCATCAACGACGGCAGCGGCACGCCTTACCGGCTGGTGCTGACCGGCAAGACGGTGAAGGATGCCAACATTACGTTGGATGCCTCGAATCTGACTGGTGGCGCCGCCTTACCAGTGAAGGATACCGCCGTATCGAGTGCCGCTCGACAGGCGATTGTGCAGGTGGACGGGGTGACCATTCGCAGTGACAGCAACACCCTCACCGAAGCAATTCCCGGCGTGACCCTGGACCTCAAGCAGTCCGCCGCTGGGTTCGATTCCGGCGCACCGGATTGGAATGCCGTGACCGCGACGAACATTACCGTGACCACGGACAATGCCGGAATCCAGAAAAAGGTCGAGGATTTCGTTTCCGCCTTTAACGATCTGCTCAAAGCGTCCCAGGATGAAGCCTTGGCCAACGACGGCGGAATCCAGGTGGTCATGCGAACCTTGAGGGGCAAGCTATACAACACCACGGATGCCACGGGATTATACCAACTGGGAGTCAAGACCGAGAAGGACGGCTCCCTGACTGTCGATACCACGAAGCTGGGAAAGGCGATCAGCGATAACCTGGCGGGAGTCAAAAGTCTTCTGGCCGGAGACGACCTCACGGTCAAGGGGATCGGCGACCTGCTCAAGGAATCCCTCGTCAGTTTCACCAGCCCGACCACCGGCGTGTTGGCCAACCGGCAGTCGATCATTGAAAGCTCCATCCGCAGTCTCGATAAAGAGATTGCCCGGGGAGAAGAACGCCTGACGGCTTACGAGGAACAGTTGACCGCCCAGTTCTCCGCCATGGAACAACTGGTCAGTTCGATGAATTCCCAAGGGAATTATTTCAGCCAGCAAGCCGCGATCTGGGCAAACATGTAA
- a CDS encoding EscU/YscU/HrcU family type III secretion system export apparatus switch protein translates to MAQDKPVDKAVALLYDKEQGDAPRIVASGRGVLAEKIVETAREAGVYIMEDPDLVELLAKLPVGDDIPPELYQAVAEILAFVYQVNGRYRPDDNRG, encoded by the coding sequence ATGGCCCAGGATAAACCGGTCGACAAGGCGGTTGCCCTTCTTTATGACAAGGAGCAGGGGGACGCGCCGCGAATCGTCGCCAGTGGTCGCGGCGTGCTGGCCGAAAAGATCGTCGAGACGGCTCGTGAAGCCGGTGTCTACATCATGGAAGATCCCGATCTGGTGGAGCTGCTGGCGAAGTTGCCGGTGGGAGACGATATCCCCCCCGAGCTCTATCAGGCCGTTGCGGAAATTCTCGCTTTCGTCTATCAGGTCAATGGCCGCTACCGTCCTGACGACAACCGTGGCTGA
- a CDS encoding GGDEF domain-containing protein, producing the protein MPHTALIIDPSPVARKTFARLTATLGLFDDLLFSGNRAETEDQLRQQPVEMIFCGWRSETVEAQCDLLDSLGQSEAWADIPVFAFADEENLAEKILALEHGAADYQSFRADQRELEARIHRQLRQQERTRKLREEKDLLARLARTDALTGLHNRAQLDASLEIELSRSRRSRNPLSLLMIDLDHFKRINDTFGHAVGDRVLRAVAESLGQITRCSDLVCRYGGEEFAVILPDTTPANAYAVAEKIRLSLMALNLREGQATLPVTASIGISGTRPEGLTQAAELLREADQAMYLSKQRGRNRTEMFRPLRPAKPGKPLRPYLAYPRSAVAFA; encoded by the coding sequence ATGCCCCACACCGCCTTGATTATCGACCCTTCTCCGGTAGCCCGCAAGACTTTTGCACGGCTGACGGCAACCCTGGGCCTCTTCGACGATCTGCTCTTCAGCGGCAATCGCGCGGAAACCGAAGACCAGCTACGCCAACAGCCGGTAGAGATGATCTTCTGCGGCTGGCGTTCCGAAACGGTGGAAGCGCAATGTGACCTCCTCGACAGCCTCGGGCAGAGTGAGGCATGGGCCGACATTCCCGTCTTCGCCTTCGCCGACGAAGAGAACCTGGCGGAAAAGATTCTGGCCCTGGAACACGGCGCCGCCGACTATCAATCCTTCCGCGCCGACCAGCGCGAACTCGAAGCCCGCATCCACCGCCAACTGCGCCAGCAGGAGCGGACCCGGAAACTGCGCGAGGAAAAAGACCTGCTTGCCCGGCTCGCCCGCACCGACGCCTTGACCGGACTGCACAACCGGGCCCAGCTCGACGCCTCCCTGGAAATCGAACTTTCCCGCAGCCGCCGCAGCCGCAACCCCCTGTCGTTGCTGATGATCGACCTCGACCACTTCAAACGCATCAACGACACCTTCGGACACGCCGTCGGCGACCGGGTTCTGCGCGCCGTCGCCGAAAGTCTGGGGCAAATCACCCGCTGTTCCGATCTGGTCTGCCGCTACGGCGGCGAGGAATTCGCCGTGATCCTGCCGGACACCACCCCCGCCAACGCCTACGCCGTCGCCGAAAAAATCCGCCTGTCGCTCATGGCGTTGAATCTGCGCGAAGGACAGGCGACCCTCCCGGTCACCGCCAGCATCGGCATTAGCGGCACCCGGCCGGAAGGCTTGACCCAGGCCGCCGAACTGCTCCGCGAAGCCGACCAGGCCATGTATCTGAGCAAGCAGCGCGGGCGCAACCGCACGGAAATGTTCCGTCCGCTCCGGCCGGCCAAACCAGGCAAACCCCTGCGCCCGTATCTCGCCTATCCCCGCTCCGCCGTGGCCTTTGCCTGA
- a CDS encoding flagellar protein FlaG — MKIGSFSPAGNTVQQQATAPEKIQRERSSGAAAVEAKNEKKVAPEEILDKITALTDNGTHSVRFEMDKDIQALVVKIYDRQTDELVRQIPAEEVLETAKDLRNYRGLLVDDKG; from the coding sequence ATGAAAATCGGATCATTTTCACCCGCGGGCAACACGGTGCAGCAGCAGGCGACCGCTCCCGAGAAAATTCAACGGGAACGGAGTTCTGGTGCGGCGGCCGTTGAAGCCAAAAACGAAAAAAAAGTCGCTCCGGAAGAGATTCTTGACAAGATCACCGCCTTGACCGACAACGGAACGCACAGTGTGCGCTTTGAGATGGACAAGGATATCCAGGCGCTGGTGGTCAAAATCTATGATCGCCAGACAGACGAACTCGTGCGCCAGATCCCGGCGGAAGAGGTGCTGGAGACGGCCAAGGATCTACGCAATTATCGCGGCCTGCTGGTCGATGACAAAGGCTAG
- a CDS encoding flagellin produces MAMVINTNMASLNAQRHLSGSQSKLAKSMERLATGKRINSGQDDAAGLGISSRLGGKIRALNQSVRNANDGVSMAKAGDGALAEVANMLERMRELVNQKGDGALNANDKSAITAEMTSLQTEINNIKTNTKFNGVSLLSGLNVSFTVGETDTYNLNVATASVAAGSTASTVEAAIDSVSKARGDFGKAITVLESRAKNSAALAENLSAARSQILDADIAAETAEMTKANVLQQAGVSILAQANQSPQVVLSLLQ; encoded by the coding sequence ATGGCAATGGTAATCAACACCAATATGGCATCCCTCAACGCGCAACGTCACCTTTCCGGCAGCCAGAGCAAGCTGGCGAAATCAATGGAGCGTCTGGCCACCGGCAAGCGGATCAACAGCGGACAGGACGATGCCGCCGGTCTGGGTATCTCCAGCCGGCTCGGGGGCAAGATCCGCGCCCTGAACCAATCGGTACGTAATGCGAACGACGGCGTTTCCATGGCGAAAGCCGGCGACGGCGCCCTGGCGGAAGTGGCCAACATGCTCGAGCGGATGCGCGAACTGGTCAACCAGAAGGGCGACGGCGCTCTGAACGCGAACGACAAATCGGCGATCACCGCCGAAATGACGTCGCTGCAGACCGAGATCAACAACATCAAGACCAACACCAAGTTCAACGGCGTTTCACTTCTGAGTGGCCTCAATGTTAGCTTTACCGTCGGCGAGACCGACACCTATAATCTGAACGTCGCCACCGCTTCGGTGGCCGCCGGCTCCACCGCCAGCACCGTGGAAGCGGCCATCGACAGCGTCAGCAAGGCCCGGGGGGATTTCGGCAAGGCGATCACCGTCCTTGAATCCCGCGCCAAGAACTCGGCCGCTTTGGCCGAGAACCTCTCCGCCGCCCGTTCCCAGATTCTGGATGCGGACATCGCGGCCGAGACGGCGGAAATGACCAAGGCGAACGTTCTGCAACAGGCGGGGGTCTCGATTCTGGCCCAGGCCAACCAATCGCCGCAAGTCGTTCTTTCTCTGCTCCAGTAA
- a CDS encoding PilZ domain-containing protein gives MFSPDVLALLEDFRVARVALPTAEGERTLECAIRFLPPDGLEARFLAGELADIPLAAESLLRVFCEAGLSTFSIQARVEKVLDEHLLRLRIEGGSSHGDTRHHFRVDTRVNLRFWPVGGNPPTAGESLEVNLSNGGMRFTTAAPLELGQLLAVEIGLPGAEEAPVSASGRVVGVWRKDGQGHEVVVKFTELASEQLNRLSEFCLGLKFRKMCERVEFLGSLLKPRPPEE, from the coding sequence ATGTTTTCGCCGGATGTGCTGGCATTGCTGGAGGATTTTCGCGTCGCCCGGGTCGCCTTGCCGACCGCGGAGGGGGAGCGCACGCTGGAGTGCGCGATCCGTTTTTTGCCCCCCGACGGGCTCGAAGCCCGCTTCCTCGCTGGCGAACTGGCCGATATCCCCCTCGCTGCGGAATCCCTTCTACGGGTTTTCTGCGAGGCGGGGCTATCGACCTTTTCCATCCAGGCGCGGGTCGAGAAGGTGCTCGATGAACATCTGCTGCGCTTGCGCATCGAGGGGGGGAGCAGTCACGGTGATACCCGCCATCATTTCCGGGTCGACACCCGAGTCAACCTGCGTTTCTGGCCGGTGGGCGGCAATCCGCCGACGGCGGGGGAATCGTTGGAAGTGAATCTCAGTAACGGCGGCATGCGCTTCACCACGGCGGCGCCTCTCGAGTTGGGGCAGTTGCTGGCCGTGGAAATCGGTCTGCCGGGGGCGGAGGAGGCTCCCGTCTCGGCGAGCGGAAGGGTGGTCGGGGTTTGGCGGAAGGATGGGCAGGGGCATGAGGTGGTGGTGAAGTTCACCGAACTGGCGTCGGAGCAGCTCAATCGCCTCTCCGAGTTCTGCCTGGGCCTCAAGTTCCGCAAGATGTGCGAGCGGGTGGAGTTTCTCGGGTCGTTGCTCAAGCCGCGTCCGCCGGAAGAATGA
- a CDS encoding PilZ domain-containing protein — translation MDELLAHMGALPMVKVVLPTPTGSVFLEGKVGKVDEAEFALELFPHQLTLAELAPGVEAVLSCDRSGQVFLLHALVVEALGEKYLRLQPVKVEERPQQREFFRIDAEVFLKIWLVDRKTPGQQEVRRQQINLSGNGLRFEVEQPLHIGQLLGLELRLPEVDGEVAQGVGRVVRLVDQGEGAQQVSLELVEIEETEQDKIIRFCLAEQRKQLRMRVKVR, via the coding sequence GTGGATGAACTTCTGGCCCACATGGGGGCCTTGCCGATGGTCAAGGTGGTGCTGCCGACCCCTACGGGTTCGGTCTTTCTCGAAGGGAAGGTTGGCAAGGTCGACGAGGCCGAATTCGCTTTGGAGCTTTTTCCCCATCAGTTGACCCTGGCGGAACTCGCCCCCGGCGTCGAGGCCGTCCTTTCTTGCGACCGGTCGGGGCAGGTCTTTCTCTTGCACGCCCTGGTGGTCGAGGCCCTGGGGGAAAAATATCTGCGCCTGCAGCCAGTCAAGGTCGAGGAACGTCCCCAGCAGCGGGAGTTCTTCCGGATCGATGCCGAGGTCTTTCTCAAAATCTGGCTGGTTGATCGCAAAACCCCCGGTCAGCAGGAAGTGCGGCGGCAACAGATCAATCTGAGCGGCAACGGCCTGCGTTTCGAGGTCGAGCAGCCCTTGCACATCGGCCAGTTGCTCGGCCTGGAGCTGCGACTGCCCGAGGTCGACGGCGAGGTGGCCCAGGGGGTGGGGCGGGTGGTGCGTCTGGTCGATCAGGGAGAGGGCGCCCAGCAGGTTTCCCTTGAACTGGTGGAGATCGAAGAGACCGAACAGGACAAAATTATCCGTTTCTGCCTGGCCGAGCAGCGCAAGCAGCTGCGTATGCGGGTCAAGGTGCGTTGA